A region of Helicoverpa zea isolate HzStark_Cry1AcR chromosome 16, ilHelZeax1.1, whole genome shotgun sequence DNA encodes the following proteins:
- the LOC124637695 gene encoding uncharacterized protein LOC124637695: MHGISPISSHLCLWRSKFLIDHIVSCNFPGTNKMKSLVFLLTTCTWLVKCLPPPHPDVVAVRREEERLPALLRSPALRNPHLLQVLPLTSLLHKGEKLVYARDAHDVPRIEIHKILTHAGLIPRKTYPPPSVSSHRFNHIPVTFPEEWYDREFAEPSYFPSQETLQYLGTQ; encoded by the exons atgCACGGCATTTCACCGATCTCATCCCATCTGTGTCTCTGGCGAAGCAAATTTTTGATCGATCATATCGTCAGTTGCAATTTTCCAGGGACTAATAAAATGAAGTCACTGGTATTCCTGCTGACAACTTGTACGTGGCTGGTGAAGTGTCTGCCGCCTCCACATCCTGACGTAGTGGCAGTCAGGAGAGAGGAGGAACGGTTGCCCGCACTCCTGAGGAGCCCAGCGTTACGCAACCCGCATCTACTGCAGGTACTGCCTCTCACCAGCCTGTTACATAAAGGAGAAAAACTG GTTTACGCACGAGATGCTCACGATGTGCCGCGGATAGAGATTCACAAAATTCTGACTCATGCGGGCCTTATTCCAAGGAAAACATATCCACCTCCGTCTGTATCCAGTCATAGATTCAACCACATCCCAGTTACTTTTCCCGAAGAATGGTATGATCGAGAATTTGCAGAACCTTCATACTTTCCCAGTCAAGAAACGTTGCAATACTTAGGGACACAGTAG
- the LOC124637770 gene encoding acylphosphatase-1-like has product MAVAPKKATYSTADFEIFGKVQGVFFRKHTQKKAVELGLKGWVMNTAQGTVVGQLQGPAIAVEDMKIWLQKVGSPKSRIEKAAFRNEGPINSCAFRTFEIRR; this is encoded by the coding sequence ATGGCAGTCGCGCCTAAAAAAGCAACTTATTCTACTGCTGACTTTGAAATTTTTGGTAAAGTACAAGGTGTGTTCTTTAGAAAACATACGCAAAAGAAAGCAGTCGAACTAGGCCTCAAGGGATGGGTGATGAACACCGCGCAAGGAACTGTGGTAGGCCAACTACAAGGACCTGCGATAGCCGTTGAAGACATGAAGATTTGGTTACAAAAGGTGGGCAGTCCGAAATCGCGAATTGAAAAAGCTGCATTCCGAAACGAAGGTCCCATTAACAGCTGCGCATTTAGGACATTTGAGATTCGACGATAA
- the LOC124637768 gene encoding sodium channel protein Nach-like, with the protein MCWKAPEPDRLDILKASLKTVSKEYCEESSICGLKHLVDDNTPFVERIIWIVTLVVGLICSISLVWLTFDKYYSAPLVTTQLPEGTPVNKIIFPAVGICTNNRISKRAATELAKKLLKAERNQNYTEEEMMSLLYGLGQLYGLGAVNFNNVSPLELHHALGEYDVHELMQSLTPRCEDLLVRCVWNTEPRKCLDLFDFRLTMNGYCCTFNYLRPHDTIFENVTNSSRNTDMYRYGNKSFFDFDQGLKVLLRLNESDDFFYNIPLQGAQLQFSDAYDFPDSPSGSFAMQIISPNVQMSVMVTASFTEASRDIQHVPIKLRKCRFYDESSYLPFYTYSDCMLKCRMHFLLDNCNCTPFNMLKMTNARTCNMKDVPCLRTYFSQSIAVRPIVDHVPPELELDAVNGGIDCPMCNPTCSKTAYSYDFNNVVIYPEYLNTVPDSERDEWQQGVNFTGISFVHVKYARDVADCYGQNVIMKWFDLISNIGSTCGFITGFSFVSVLEFIYFFTVKLVREVRSRQHRVKKANKLIVEPQRPRHFEPIRRYRSIYWNEIAVGLDWEKNRHILS; encoded by the exons ATGTGTTG GAAAGCTCCGGAGCCTGACAGACTTGATATACTAAAGGCGAGTTTAAAGACAGTCAGCAAGGAATATTGTGAGGAGTCGTCCATATGCGGACTGAAGCATCTTGTGGACGATAATACTCCGTTCGTTGAAAG AATCATTTGGATTGTAACATTGGTGGTGGGTCTGATCTGCTCCATATCGCTGGTGTGGTTGACGTTTGACAAGTACTACAGCGCGCCGCTGGTGACCACACAGTTGCCTGAGGGCACACCGGTCAACAAGATCATATTCCCAGCCGTCGGCATTTGTACTAACAACAGGATCAGTAAGCGAGCTGCCACCGAACTTGCAAAGAAATT ATTGAAAGCGGAGCGCAATCAAAATTATACTGAAGAGGAAATGATGTCTCTGTTGTATGGACTAGGTCAACTTTACGGCCTGGGTGCAGTCAACTTTAACAACGTGTCGCCTCTAGAGCTGCATCACGCTTTAGGGGAATACGACGTGCATGAACTCATGCAGAGT TTAACGCCTCGGTGTGAAGATCTCTTAGTTCGATGCGTTTGGAACACGGAGCCCCGAAAATGTCTAGATTTGTTTGACTTTCGACTCACTATGAACGGCTATTGCTGTACTTTTAACTACTTGCGACCACATGATACTATTTTTGAGAA TGTAACGAACAGTTCGCGAAATACTGACATGTACAGGTACGGCAATAAGTCGTTCTTCGACTTTGACCAAGGTCTGAAAGTTTTGTTGCGCCTCAATGAGAGTGACGATTTCTTCTACAACATACCTTTACAGGGAGCACAG CTACAATTTTCAGACGCATATGACTTTCCGGACTCGCCAAGTGGAAGTTTTGCTATGCAAATAATAAGTCCCAATGTACAG ATGTCAGTGATGGTAACAGCCAGTTTCACAGAAGCATCCCGAGACATACAACACGTGCCTATCAAGCTGAGAAAATGTCGATTCTATGACGAATCGTCATATCTCCCTTTCTACACTTACAGTGATTGCATGCTGAAATGTAGAATGCATTTTCTGTTAGACAATTGCAATTGCACGCCCTTTAATATGCTGAAGATGACCAATGCAAGGACGTGTAATATGAAGGATGTGCCTTGTCTTAgaacttattttt CTCAATCGATAGCCGTGCGCCCAATCGTAGATCACGTGCCCCCTGAGTTAGAGTTGGATGCGGTCAACGGCGGGATCGACTGCCCTATGTGCAACCCCACATGTTCCAAGACAGCTTACAGTTACGACTTCAACAATGTCGTAATATACCCGGAGTATCTCAACACAGTTCCCGACAGTGAACGGGATGAATGGCA GCAAGGCGTAAATTTTACCGGAATCTCGTTTGTTCACGTGAAGTACGCGAGGGACGTAGCCGACTGCTACGGACAGAATGTTATTATGAAGTGGTTCGATCTCATCA GTAACATCGGTTCTACCTGTGGCTTCATTACCGGCTTCAGCTTCGTTTCGGTGTtggaattcatttattttttcaccGTGAAGTTGGTTCGAGAAGTTCGCTCGCGACAGCACCGAGTCAAGAAAGCTAATAAATTGATAGTGGAACCCCAAAGACCCCGACATTTCGAGCCTATTCGTCGATACCGATCAATATATTGGAATGAAATTGCAGTGGGATTAGATTGGGAGAAAAACCGACATATCTTATCATAA
- the LOC124637637 gene encoding WD repeat-containing protein 75, whose protein sequence is MGVLANDDSGKSVNYNFQRKAGRSIIEHRPVFSPDGESVAIIVENVVRVYNIQTGDCVRTLETEVTINKLIAIQFPENEGYNLYGCSDTGHVTTWTWENGAVLREIKLRLPNNSTIHTFDLVDSNECCITVSLPNQKQLTLSTHSVKTGELIYEYQETKPKHCDMICVSLGWCNGDRYAAVTNGSRTLYIQNLQQPHVKSRIHNHNDYRIMSVAAHQKANTVAITDTLGRVTIIRGNLFDIRQIAREVLHWHFLPPLATCFSLQGNYLYTGGMEKVLVKWTIGSLAYKANEKAFIPRLPGMIRFITTNNNHVAVTLTNNSVVIANAQLRVVCTLLECGGASHGARAAAPALVYHAPLAALITPGRTGHLQLYSTATDKVLYNLDITEMNNLPSERWNLLPLETEVTCAAVSGNGDWLVTSEYRNDGITYPEEKLKFWAALHKSATPFQLNTCVNLSHGGCNVVSIALNYRGDFCVSAGTDEKFRIWKKENTSQTNRKKIAWTCLTACYYSSGVGQFISNSVLNSFKDGVRRKAGKDEDLPYLREEGSKNDIIKKLFNIHKEHSLVDEEGLNVPSRRENEYDMGGIAVSQDGSLIAAWFGCKLTLWDSHVCSLSTTLCHPALRPKGVHVQFGNRDAAHYLVCTTESCLAVWSLLSLTVKWLVQINPTCLTAHRFSNKLAVVTANNDVHVFTPHSSKPILTKKRLLDPATGVFTQCTFGRCFDDDIRLYLMRNNSEIYCIEPEQTEEHRLEVISQRKLPTSNFSALLAEQQLSEVQTGVGDTNVIDANNLAGSTIAQFSMSSPHMVPPVSLLCTSFLQRLSGMEQLETTDDSREEKPMEVDEDSSDDEDSADSKLNGPYAPRVTELWTPNYEAVKEKKLNKIMNEPFLDLHSTSAMFVLNWTFEDLTDQCIGYLGDHLKLFIEVTQNGTTSKLYLFVKCMPRSDKWKNAYLEELGFFRKEYVMLSELFKTFEFYSGPPEWRPKSVYIKEDIFVFEDVSRLGYRMPNHQVTMTFEEIKACVETLAIFHAESFNYEETRHTDGSKSIWDLYSSYLQEPSSGQNWRDTGRNAVIEFLKVFSKYKSKCNFTNSVNSILPKLFDTAMDLMQPSKTFYNVVVHRDLWTNNIFIKNENQNSTSHALFVDYQTVLYSSPMLDLSSLICFNTTRRDRDQWTTVLLDIYYITLSERAHCDIGEMFDITSLRDEYKKCMVFGLTQAALITPIVAMSKEKRKEIFCNLETSTRINEVTRSQEFIDVANEDKKYQTRVTELFDEIVERYVFPDDFEIAF, encoded by the exons ATGGGTGTATTAGCAAATGATGATAGTGGTAAAAGTGTAAACTATAATTTCCAAAGGAAAGCAGGCAGGAGTATCATAGAACATCGTCCAGTTTTCTCACCGGATGGAGA ATCAGTGGCAATAATTGTTGAGAATGTAGTACGAGTATACAATATCCAAACAGGGGACTGTGTCCGAACACTTGAAACAGAGGttactataaataaactgaTTGCGATACAGTTTCCTGAAAATGAAGGCTACAATTTGTATGGGTGTTCCGACACTGGTCATGTCACAACATGGACATGGGAGAATGGAGCTGTACTCAGAGAAATt aaATTGAGACTTCCAAATAACTCAACAATACATACCTTTGACTTGGTAGATAGCAATGAATGTTGCATTACCGTTAGTCTACCGAATCAGAAACAACTGACACTCAGCACTCACTCCGTAAAGACCGGGGAACTGATATATGAATACCAAGAAACTAAACCTAAGCATTGTGATATGATATGCGTATCTTTAGGTTGGTGTAACGGAGACAGATATGCTGCAGTCACAAATGGAAGTAGAACATTGTATATTCAAAATCTACAACAACCGCATGTCAAGTCTCG AATACATAACCATAATGATTACCGAATAATGTCAGTAGCAGCCCATCAGAAGGCTAATACCGTAGCTATTACTGACACGTTAGGCCGAGTCACTATCATTAGAGGCAACTTGTTTGATATCAGGCAAATTGCAAGAGAGGTGCTACATTGGCATTTCCTGCCACCACTCGCAACATGTTTTTCTCTACAAG GTAATTACCTATACACTGGGGGAATGGAGAAAGTTCTTGTAAAGTGGACCATTGGAAGTTTGGCATACAAAGCCAATGAAAAGGCGTTCATCCCTCGCCTGCCGGGAATGATCCGATTTATTACTACCAACAACAATCATGTTGCTGTCACATTAACAAATAATT CGGTAGTGATAGCGAACGCCCAGCTCCGCGTGGTATGCACGCTGCTAGAGTGCGGCGGCGCGTCTCacggcgcccgcgccgccgcgcccgcgctcgTGTACCACGCGCCGCTCGCCGCGCTCATCACGCCCGGCCGCACCGGACATCTGCAGCTGTATTCTACTGCTACTGACAAAGTTTTGTACAAT TTAGACATAACAGAAATGAACAATTTACCGTCCGAGAGATGGAATCTTTTACCACTAGAAACAGAAGTGACATGCGCCGCCGTCAGCGGCAACGGTGACTGGCTCGTCACCTCAGAGTACAGGAACGACGGCATTACATACCCCGAGGAGAAACTCAAGTTCTGGGCAGCGCTCCACAAGAGCGCCACGCCCTTCCAACTCAACACCTGCGTCAACCTGTCCCACGGGGGCTGCAATGTGGTCTCTATCGCTCTCAACTATAGAGGCGACTTTTGCGTATCCGCCGGCACAGACGAAAAGTTCAGAATATggaaaaaagaaaacacttcACAGACAAACCGCAAAAAAATCGCTTGGACTTGTTTGACTGCTTGTTATTACTCATCTGGGGTTGGTCAGTTTATTTCGAATAGTGTTCTAAATAGTTTCAAAGATGGCGTCAGGCGTAAGGCAGGGAAGGATGAAGACTTGCCTTATTTGCGGGAGGAGGGGAGTAAGAatgatataataaagaaattgtTTAATATTCATAAGGAGCATTCGTTAGTTGACGAGGAGGGGCTGAATGTGCCTAGTAGGAGGGAGAATGAGTATGACATGGGAGGTATCGCGGTATCTCAGGACGGGTCGCTGATCGCGGCGTGGTTCGGCTGCAAGCTGACGCTGTGGGACTCGCACGTGTGCAGCCTCAGCACCACGCTGTGCCACCCCGCGCTGCGCCCCAAGGGGGTGCACGTACAGTTCGGAAACAGAGACGCTGCacattat TTGGTGTGCACGACAGAAAGCTGTTTAGCAGTATGGAGTCTGTTATCTCTGACGGTGAAATGGCTCGTTCAAATAAACCCGACGTGCTTGACCGCTCATAGGTTCTCCAACAAACTGGCTGTCGTTACGGCTAATAATGATG TTCACGTTTTCACACCGCACAGTTCGAAGCCGATTCTAACTAAAAAACGCCTACTAGACCCCGCTACCGGCGTATTCACGCAGTGCACTTTTGGCCGCTGCTTCGACGATGATATAAGATTGTACCTTATGAGGAATAATTCT GAGATCTACTGCATCGAGCCAGAGCAAACGGAAGAGCATCGTTTGGAAGTGATATCGCAACGCAAACTGCCCACATCGAACTTCAGCGCGTTGTTGGCTGAACAGCAACTGTCTGAGGTGCAAACTGGAGTCGGGGACACCAACGTCATCGATGCCAACAATCTTGCAGGCTCTACTATCGCGCAG TTTTCGATGTCGTCTCCTCACATGGTACCGCCAGTAAGCCTTCTTTGCACTTCATTCCTCCAACGGCTCAGTGGCATGGAACAATTGGAGACCACAGATGACTCTCGCGAAGAGAAGCCGATGGAAGTTGACGAGGACTCCAGCGATGATGAAGACTCTGCCGATTCAAAACTGAATGGACCCTATGCCCCGAGAGTGACGGAACTATGGACACCGAACTATGAGGCCGTCAAAGAgaagaaattaaacaaaatcatGAATGAACCTTTTCTGGACTTACACTCGACCAGTGCAATGTTTG TACTAAATTGGACATTTGAAGACTTAACAGATCAATGTATTGGATATCTTGGTGATCACCTGAAACTGTTTATCGAAGTGACTCAAAATGGTACTACGTCGAAACTATATCTGTTTGTTAAGTGTATGCCGCGATCCGACAAATGGAAGAATGCGTATCTTGAGGAGCTTGGGTTTTTTAGAAAGGAATACGTCATGTTGAGTGAACTGtttaaaacatttgaatttTACTCAG GTCCACCAGAATGGCGTCCTAAATCAGTGTATATCAAAgaagatatttttgtatttgaggATGTCTCACGTCTGGGCTACAGAATGCCAAATCATCAGGTTACTATGACATTTGAAGAAATTAAAGCGTGTGTTGAAACGTTAGCTATATTTCACGCCGAATCATTCAATTATGAGGAAACCAGACATACGGATGGAAGCAAATCAATATGGGATTTATATAGTTCTTACCTGCAAGAACCTAGCAGTGGACAAAACTGGCGGGACACTGGAAGGAATGCAGTAATAGAATTTCTTAAAGTTTTTTCTAAGTACAAATCTAAATGCAACTTTACTAACAGCGTCAATTCAATATTACCAAAACTTTTCGACACTGCAATGGATCTTATGCAGCCCAGCAAAACTTTTTATAATGTGGTAGTGCATCGTGACCTTTGgactaataatatatttataaaaaacgaAAACCAAAACTCTACTTCCCACGCGTTATTTGTTGATTATCAGACTGTTCTATATTCATCTCCAATGCTTGACCTGTCATCTCTCATATGTTTTAATACTACAAGACGTGACAGAGATCAATGGACCACTGTGTTGCTAGATATTTACTATATCACTCTTTCTGAGAGAGCACACTGTGATATTGGTGAAATGTTTGATATAACTTCGCTAAGAGAcgaatataagaaatgtatGGTATTTGGATTGACGCAGGCTGCTCTCATTACGCCGATCGTAGCTATGAGTAAAGAAAAAAGGAAAGAGATATTTTGCAACCTTGAAACATCAACAAGGATCAACGAAGTAACTCGGAGTCAAGAGTTCATAGATGTAGCAaatgaagataaaaaatatcaaacgaGAGTAACAGAATTATTTGATGAAATTGTGGAAAGATATGTATTTCCTGATGATTTTGAAATTGCTTTTTGA
- the LOC124637495 gene encoding sodium channel protein Nach, whose translation MSTKDSWRRYLEIWWNGIKSLPETTSIHGFRFIADTQRHWVERIFWLVVVALSWYGSSLLIAAQYDAFQNNPISFVVETTYKDWNTEFPTVVVCENDNSNRVEAISDGLWGEDHDFNMEEVLKELAFFKGITYYTSEFCNLVDPLPDCMQTNLTYYANLVRSTCQETLANCSWNGIPFECCKYFRPMDTELGTCFAINTLQGREKNAPKLDMVSNRTTGPGAIKFDVMVTANIYILNEEEVPTLTTIGSDVLTVGPEIFHKRYITIRNIENDAGARFISPEKRKCRYTDENFLQVYHHYSYTACTVQCRKDAQLELCNCTNYFMPNVPEHLRCNVSGIICLNSHVHELSVLKASWSSRAGLSCDCLPSCTEAEITITKDFKLITPYGYASVQIELAVLPSERYRRNVVRGVLDLVVSTGGTGGLFLGASILSFVELFYILLIRPFCDIYSQRDDDPWHRRFGLRRLQDNKFIPNWGWTYERKVDDKDNTKVEYSNR comes from the exons ATGTCTACAAAAGATTCCTGGAGAAGGTATTTGGAGATTTGGTGGAATGGAATCAAAAGTTTACCGGAGACGACCTCCATACATGGTTTTAGATTTATTGCTGATACTCAAAGACATTGGGTGGAAAG GATTTTTTGGTTGGTAGTGGTAGCTCTTTCCTGGTACGGTTCGTCCCTGTTGATCGCTGCACAATACGACGCCTTTCAGAACAATCCCATATCCTTCGTTGTGGAGACAACCTACAAAGATTGGAACACGGAGTTTCCGACCGTGGTTGTTTGCGAAAATGACAATTCAAACCGTGTGGAAGCGATCTCGGATGG TTTATGGGGAGAAGATCACGATTTCAATATGGAAGAAGTGTTGAAAGAACTAGCTTTTTTTAAAGGAATCACTTATTACACGTCCGAGTTTTGTAACTTAGTGGACCCACTACCCGACTGTATGCAAACGAATTTAACTTATTACGCCAACTTG GTGAGAAGTACCTGTCAGGAGACACTAGCAAACTGCTCGTGGAATGGTATTCCATTTGAGTGCTGCAAGTACTTCAGGCCTATGGATACTGAGCTCGGAACGTGTTTCGCTATTAACACATTGCAAGGCAG AGAGAAGAATGCTCCCAAACTAGACATGGTGAGTAATCGTACTACGGGACCAGGAGCAATAAAATTCGATGTGATGGTGACTGCAAACATTTACATTCTGAATGAGGAAGAAGTGCCCACACTCACTACCATAGGGTCGGATGTTTTAACAGTGGGACCAGAAATATTTCACAA GCGTTACATAACTATACGAAACATAGAAAATGATGCGGGGGCCCGATTTATATCTCCTGAAAAACGAAAATGTCGATATACTGATGAAAATTTCTTGCAAGTTTATCACCACTATTCGTACACGGCCTGTACTGTACAATGTCGAAAGGACGCACAGTTGGAACTTTGTAATTGTACCAATTATTTCATGCCGAACGTTCCGGAGCACCTCAGGTGTAATGTCAGTGGCATTATCTGCTTGAATTCCCACGTCCATGAACTTTCA GTCCTTAAAGCCAGTTGGTCGTCTCGCGCCGGTTTGTCCTGCGACTGCCTGCCGTCGTGTACGGAAGCAGAGATCACGATCACGAAGGACTTCAAGTTGATTACGCCCTATGGTTACGCGAGCGTTCAGATAGAACTTGCAGTGCTGCCCAGTGAACGATACAGGAGGAATGTGGTACGCGGCGTACTGGATTTAGTAG TGTCTACCGGTGGAACCGGTGGATTATTTCTGGGCGCCAGCATCCTTAGTTTTGTAGAACTATTCTACATATTGTTAATTCGTCCATTTTGCGACATATACAGTCAGCGGGATGATGACCCGTGGCACAGAAGATTTGGTTTGCGTCGCCTCCAAGACAATAAGTTTATACCGAATTGGGGCTGGACGTACGAACGTAAGGTTGATGACAAAGATAACACAAAGGTAGAATACAGCAATCGTTAA
- the LOC124637769 gene encoding uncharacterized protein LOC124637769, protein MSTTAIEVDNQNGHITEEDIKLILASYNRSNEEIIIENYSVHSASDKMLGFLAEYWKVRVLLSNRKVLYFFVKAISRSNAAKANMVKELHLFDKEAFFYTEIKEKIEVPGLKPWAARLTTALNDAMVFEDLNSIHYKLRNKFDRFDMAHTLQALKTLARFHASSIIYEERKKGETPGGYTINDEYENSLDKGGYTSSSDWFCQCMYGALEAIKSYSKYDETDINLIDSLWQRVWSTALSLSDFAPKQKNVICHRDLWNNNIMFHYTEAGENQPEPDDCILVDFQAIRYQPPAGDVMLLLCCNLDPTFREQNLRLFLDFYYEELGKILYNYNVNIASIMSRDEFLQSAEEQRQWGLIVCGCLIPQFWLDDDLTTEIFSDNAQFNEILSKNKGLFIKKMMESNLDYKQKVLEIFEEIADRYCLSNQLHRKI, encoded by the exons ATGTCAACTACCGCAATTGAAGTTGACAACCAAAACGGCCATATAACGGAAgaagatattaaattaatattggctAGCTACAATCGTTCTAATgaagaaataattattgaaaactaCTCCGTGCATAGCGCTAGTGACAAAATGTTAGGATTTCTGGCTGAATATTGGAAAGTGAGAGTGCTCTTATCGAAtagaaaagttttatatttcttcGTAAAAGCTATTTCAAGATCGAACGCAGCAAAAGCAAACATGGTGAAAGAATTGCACCTTTTTGATAAGGAGGCCTTTTTTTACACCGAGATTAAGGAGAAGATTGAAGTACCTG GACTTAAGCCGTGGGCAGCCAGATTGACAACAGCTTTGAATGATGCAATGGTTTTTGAAGATTTGAACTCTATCCACTATAAGCTAAGGAATAAATTTGATCGATTTGACATGGCTCACACTTTGCAGGCATTAAAAACATTAGCCAGATTTCACGCATCTTCTATTATTTATGAAGAGAGGAAAAAAGGCGAAACTCCGGGAGGTTACACGATTAATGATGAATATGAAAATTCTTTGGACAAAGGCGGTTACACTTCGTCATCAGATTGGTTTTGTCAGTGTATGTACGGAGCACTAGAAGCTATCAAGTCATATTCAAAGTACGACGAAACAGATATTAATTTGATCGACAGTCTTTGGCAGCGCGTTTGGAGCACTGCTTTAAGCTTAAGTGATTTCGCTCCTAAACAGAAGAATGTAATTTGCCACCGGGACCTGTGGAATAATAACATCATGTTTCACTACACCGAGGCCGGGGAGAACCAGCCCGAGCCAGATGACTGCATCCTTGTTGATTTCCAAGCGATAAGGTATCAGCCTCCGGCCGGAGATGTTATGTTGCTACTCTGCTGCAATTTAGACCCAACATTTAGAGAGCAAAATTTGAGattgtttttagatttttactATGAAGAACTTGGAAAAATACTATATAACTATAATGTCAACATCGCATCAATAATGTCTAGAGACGAATTTTTGCAGTCTGCTGAAGAGCAGAGACAGTGGGGGCTTATTGTTTGTGGTTGTCTAATACCTCAGTTTTGGTTGGACGATGACCTCACCACAGAAATTTTCTCTGATAATGCCCAGTTTAATGAAATACTGTCCAAAAATAAAGGATTGTTTATAAAAAAGATGATGGAGAGTAATTTAGATTATAAACAGAAAGTCTTGGAAATATTTGAAGAAATTGCAGATAGATATTGCTTATCTAATCAATTACATAGGAAAATTTAA